GAATTTGCTTGGGGCCGTACCGCCGCGCGCGCGTCCTTAGCTTTACTGGGGCGCAACCCTACGCCGCTTTTGCCTGACGCGGATCGTGTGCCGGTCTGGCCGGTCGGCATCATTGGTAGCATCAGCCACAGCGGTTCGATTTGCGGGGCGGCGGTGGCGCACGGGCCGGGCGCCATCGGCTTCGACATCGAGACGGCGCACACGCTGGAGCCTGACCTTTGGCCAAACCTGTTCACCAACGACGAAATCCGCGCCATGTTCGCCGCCTGGCGGGCCGCCTATCCGTCATTCTTCATGTACGATTCCATCGGCATGTCGGTGCAGGGCCGCCCGCTGCTCGTCTGCAAACTCTCGGACAACGTCACCGCTGACGAGCCGGAAATCGAGGTGAAGTACGTCGCCAACATGCACGGCGACGAGGTCGTCGGCAAAGAGAATTGCCTGCGGTTCATCGAAGAGCTGCTGAACGGCTATGGAATAGATCCCGAACTCACGCAGCTCATGGAAGAGTATGAGATGTGGTTTCTGCCGTGCATGAATCCCGACGGACTCTCGCTCGCCCAGCGTGGCAATGCTCACGGGGTGGATCTCAATCGCGATTTTCCCGATCGCTGCGATGACTCCGTCAATACCACGGCGGGTCGCGAGCCGGAGACCGCTCACGTCATGAACTGGTCGGCTGCTCACACCTTCATTCTCTCGGCCAATTTTCATGGCGGCGCGCTCGTCGCCAACTACCCGTGGGACAACAACTGCACGGGCGGCGCGGTCTATGCGCCCACCCCCGAGGATGAACTGTTCGTGTGGATCTCCCGCCGCTATGCCGAGGCCAATCCGCGGATGCGCGTCAACACGGCGTTCCTCTATCCCGACACGGGAATTACCAACGGCGCCGACTGGTATGAGGTGAGTGGCGGCATGCAGGACTGGAACTACGTCTGGATGGGCGATAGAGACCTGACCGTCGAACTCGACAACACCCACTGGCCGGCAGCCAGCCGTCTCGAAGCACTCTGGCAGGAAAACCGGCTGGCCATGCGCTACTATTGGCTGGAAGCGCAATACGGCGTGCGCGGCACGGTCACCGACGCTTCGACGGGCAATCCCATTCGCGCCGAGGTCAAGCTCTTCAACATTCCCTATCTGACCTACAGCAGCGCGCTTCACGGGGACTACTACCGCATGCTTCGACCCGGAACCTACACCCTGACGTTTTCGGCTCCCGGATACGGTTCACAGGTCTTCCCGAACATAGTGGTTCCGGCCGATTCGTTCATCGTGCTCGACGTGCAACTGGGTCTTCCGCCGGATATCGCGACCCAACCCACTCAGCTTTCGGCCGACGTTGGAATCTGCAGCACAACCGACGTTCCGCTGACGATTCTGAACGAGGGCGACGGCCCGCTCACCTGGTACTCGCAGGAGGGCTACTCGTCGCAAACCGGCTACGGCAGCGCGGTGGGCGGCGGCTGGCGATACCTTGACGGCGATCAAGCGGGCGGACCGGTCTACGCGTGGCGGGACATCAGCGGCGTGGGGACGTTGGTTAGCTACACCAGTGACGATCAGACGCGCGGCCCTTATGCGATCGGCTTCGACTTTCCGTTCTACGGACAGACATTCAACGCGTACTATCTTTGCGGGAACGGCTTTCTTTCATTCACGTCCGCGCTCACGACCTACACGAATACCCCGTTACCCAGCACCGCCGCTCCCGAGAATCTGGTCGCCGCTTGGTGGGATGATCTCAGTCCGCACCGCACGGGTTCGCAGGTGCGTCGCTACAGCACGGCCGACAGTCTCATCATCTCGTTCAACAACATCCAGAGCTTCCAGGACAACGGCCTCTACAATTTCCAATTCATTCTACTTTCCTCAGGGGAGATCGTTTTCCAATACGCCAGCATGGGAACAAGCCGTCTGAACTCCTCCACCATCGGTATTCAGAACGGGGATCGCACGCGCGGCGTGGCTGTGATCTACGACCAGCTCTACATCCACAACAACATGGCCATAAGACTCTGTCCGCATTCGATGATCGAGACGATTCCGTCGTCGGGTCTCGTGACCGGACACGGCCAGTCCGTCGTCACGGCCCGCTTCAATTCCTGCTGCGTGCCGACCGGAGTCACGAACGGTATTCTCGCGCTCTATTCCAACGATCCCGATACGCCGACCTTGAACGTGCCGGTAACGATCAACGTCACCACGCTGACTCCGCCCGATCCGGTCACCGATTTGACCATCTATCCCGACGGCTCGGACGTGCGACTGCTCTGGAGTCCGGCGCTGAACGCCACCGGCTACAAGGTCTATCGCCTGAGCAGCGTCGAGCAGAGTTATCTTGAGGGTGAGCTGCTCACTCCGACGGCGATTCCGGATACGACCTATGTAGATGACACCGGTGATCCGGAAGAACTGCGCTTCTATCAGGTGATTTCCGTGCGATAGCCGCACCAACTTTTCCGAGTTCAGAAGCCCGCCGATCGGCGGGCTTCTGAACTCGGAAAAGTTGGTGCGGCTATC
Above is a window of bacterium DNA encoding:
- a CDS encoding carboxypeptidase regulatory-like domain-containing protein, which encodes EFAWGRTAARASLALLGRNPTPLLPDADRVPVWPVGIIGSISHSGSICGAAVAHGPGAIGFDIETAHTLEPDLWPNLFTNDEIRAMFAAWRAAYPSFFMYDSIGMSVQGRPLLVCKLSDNVTADEPEIEVKYVANMHGDEVVGKENCLRFIEELLNGYGIDPELTQLMEEYEMWFLPCMNPDGLSLAQRGNAHGVDLNRDFPDRCDDSVNTTAGREPETAHVMNWSAAHTFILSANFHGGALVANYPWDNNCTGGAVYAPTPEDELFVWISRRYAEANPRMRVNTAFLYPDTGITNGADWYEVSGGMQDWNYVWMGDRDLTVELDNTHWPAASRLEALWQENRLAMRYYWLEAQYGVRGTVTDASTGNPIRAEVKLFNIPYLTYSSALHGDYYRMLRPGTYTLTFSAPGYGSQVFPNIVVPADSFIVLDVQLGLPPDIATQPTQLSADVGICSTTDVPLTILNEGDGPLTWYSQEGYSSQTGYGSAVGGGWRYLDGDQAGGPVYAWRDISGVGTLVSYTSDDQTRGPYAIGFDFPFYGQTFNAYYLCGNGFLSFTSALTTYTNTPLPSTAAPENLVAAWWDDLSPHRTGSQVRRYSTADSLIISFNNIQSFQDNGLYNFQFILLSSGEIVFQYASMGTSRLNSSTIGIQNGDRTRGVAVIYDQLYIHNNMAIRLCPHSMIETIPSSGLVTGHGQSVVTARFNSCCVPTGVTNGILALYSNDPDTPTLNVPVTINVTTLTPPDPVTDLTIYPDGSDVRLLWSPALNATGYKVYRLSSVEQSYLEGELLTPTAIPDTTYVDDTGDPEELRFYQVISVR